Sequence from the Zeugodacus cucurbitae isolate PBARC_wt_2022May chromosome 2, idZeuCucr1.2, whole genome shotgun sequence genome:
GTGCATGAGGGTTGAAGGGTGGCGGTCCCAGAGGAAGtccaccgccaccaccgccgAAAAGTCCAAAGCCACCAAAACCACCTGCACCAGCGCCAGCACTGAGCGCAGTTAAAGCTCCACCAACGCCTAAAAAGCTGCTTAGATAAATGGCAAACTTGGCCAAGAAAAGCGACTTCTTCAGCAGCAAGCAAATACCGGCGAACACAAGTGGCACCAGTGCGACCAAGTTGAATTTAAAGCCGAGCAAAAATGGCAGCAAGTATTGTTTAGTTAAGAGGCGAGCTTTTTATTTACGTTTCAAATGATTATGATGAAAGAAAAAGCTAGTTAATAGTTAAAAGCGCATTTCGAAGCTCAACTTACCAGTTGATGGCTCTTCGTAGCCAAAGTTTCGCTCAACAGTAGACGGATCAAGTACAAACTGCGCAACGCTGTTTGTATCGGCAGTGGGCCCTATCTTGAACATTAATCCTGGATATATTGCATCCATATGCCATTCAAGACCTCGTTGGCCCATAACAGCACCTGCATTTTCCAAAATTCCTCTGCAATTGTAGAAACATATTGTAGTATTCCAAAAGTGTTATTTCTCAGTCATCAAAGAGAGCCACAAGAAGGTCATGGCATCACCcgcttttgttgaaattttagttATTAACAAAGTTCAAAATGAATGCTACTAGAACACCAACTCGTAATATAACCAATTTGAAGTATCATCAACTTATTTACTTATACAATAAACAGCCAGGCATCAACACAGAATTGTACACTGAcgttgaacaacaccaaaagctccgtcaggatcgggaaagacctctccgaaccgttcgataccaaacgaggtttcagacaaggtgactcactatcgtgtggcTTATTTAGCCTGATGCTAGATAAAATAATACGAGATGCAGGGCTCAATAGAAAAGGTTCAACCTTCAATAAGAGTGTCCAACTgctggcatacgccgatgatattgatatcattggaaacaacaaccgcgcgccgttatttctgctttttccagactagataaagaagcgtatgggtctgatagtgaacgaggacaagacgaaatatcttctgcaatcaaacaaacagtcagcgcattcgcgtcttggttcccacgtcactgttgacagtcataactttgaagttgtagataatttcgtctctCTGGGAACCAgtgttaacagcaataacaatgtcagcccggAAATTCAATGCAGAATCAttattgccaacaggtgctactttggactgagtaggcaattgaaaagaaaagtcctATCTCGACGATCAAAAACCAAACTATACAAGCCCCTTATCATTCCCGCTTTaatggtggaagccgaggaagagaaaGACCTTCACTCCGTAGGAAAAACCAGGTGGAAAGCGATCTGGtttcacttggtatttccaTGTGGCGCCCAACTGCCAAAAGGAATGGAGCGTTGTTGTAAACTTGGCCATAACCGCATAAGTGGTGCCTACTCCGGTTGAGAAGAAGAAGTTTATGTTTTccttttataaaatcaattaatttcctttttgttttaaaaatagtttaaatttatgCTTTCACTGATAACTAATAAGGAGGAATCTATTATTTGTGCATCAAATTGGAGGTTTTGTTTATCatagttattatatttatgacctgatttttctcaaaaatacacGGTTTGTTCGATAACtcgttgaaattttaaatatgaaggATAGTCGCTTTTTACAAGTTTCTCTGGAGGCGAATTTCTCACCATTAAAACATGCGGGGCATTATCGATACCTTCTGTAAAATGTCCCATCGTCCAAATTTTGGCTTTATTGGCTGTTACAGTATCAAGCCCATAAACATTATTCAAATTTGCGTCTGCTTGCCTTTCGTTTTCATATTTGACGACTGCTTAAACAATACTGAGTGTCTGATAGGTTCTTTTTAGTACGAAAACGTTATCATTTCAGCGACATATATCGTTACCCGATCGCACTTATATACCGTAGATACTAACTACTAAAGCAATATATTGGAGAAAATAATGGATTATTTTTACTAAGCCCCGAAGCGTGCCAAACGCTATTCGTTGTTTCAATGATATGGTTGTCACAAAATCATGCGACTGTTTCTTTCGCAAACAAACAACCTTTGTTAAGTATGCCTCATCTAGCACCTCCCGCATGggaaattattaattagttttCGGATTCTCCTTACTTATTCCAGctacaatttgtaaataataatcgGGTGAAAAGGTTGAAAATGCTATATAAAGCTTGTATCCTTACCCCTGAGCATAGTATAACACTGCCTTATAatgataatataataaataataaataataataataatattgtaatttttacaTCGATGGCatagtatttttttcaactgTATTAATGGCTGTATTAAGTCGCgaaatattattacaatataCCACattgttaaattgtttattcaCCTAAAATCCACAGGGTCGGTGTCTAAAAAGTTTACCAACGAGCGCGCGGAAATTTTATCATCCTTTGTAGAAACCAAATCTCTAAAGAGTGTATAATTGTCCTGTTCATCGAAGCGTTGCAACAAATTGAGGGCTGTGCGACCGATGCACTCGCGCAAACTCGGGTGCTGCGACTGACGCATGCAGTAACGAAACTGATCAAGTTCACGCGATGAAGGGTCCACATTAGTGACAGCTTGAACGAAAGTTATGCACACAATCAAAGCTAGCGTTTCGGAAACCCAGCACAAGGATAGCATTTTACGATTTGGAATTATTAACTTTTCACTCATCTGACACTTTTGATTCCCGGCGGTGTAGGCGTTGGAAGTTTTGACGTTCAACTGAAATGGCCAGCTTGTTGGCTACACAGATTTATAGTATACGACAGGTGGATTACACCGTTACTCTTGTAAAATGTTTACTGCTCTGCAGTCTGAATTTTTGGTAGACACGCCAATACATGCGCAAATCCATGTATATTTATGGTGCTTTGTTGAGTATGTGTAGTCTGACCGAAAAATCACCGTTGTACATACGTAATTCGCTAGGGTCGTCTACACAAACAACGACGCATACCCACACCCACGCACTGacgccaaaacaaaaaaaacagatCAGAGCTTCGGATTTTCGCACATTAAATACGTAATAGCATCGAAGCcgaattttagaaaaatgaaagaaaacgaGGAAAACAAACGAAACCAAAAGTCAGCTGCGGAAACTGTCAGtcggtgtgtgtatgtgtggcgaCGACGTTTGTGACCGGCTTATTGGCCGTTGCTTGCCATTTGTCTTTTTGCTCGTACGAGTATTAGAGGCTTTCGCGGAGTCAAAACGCTGCTTGCTGCACCCATTGCCATGGTCAGTGCACGCCGTTGGCGTCTAAAAAAGCTAACATTAAATCTTGCTTGTGGATTTTCGGATTTTCAGATTTTCGCAGTTTTCGCTCGCGTCCGCTCCATTATGTAAGCGCGCTCCATTAGGGGcatatgtataaaaacggtGTTTGTGTGCTACTGTGTTTAGCCGACCGATCTGTTATGCATTCAGCGCAGATTTTAAGCTAATGATAAATGAAAATGGCcaaagttatgaaatttgcaCATCTGTTAGCGATGTGTGACTTTAAAAGCGGCAAAAGTGATTGTCTGGACGCATACATTGTACGCACACCGTTAGTTGCAACTATGTGGTGAGTGATGACTTGTGGGTGGACGGCGATGATATTTGGGTCGTAGAAATTGTGTCTGTTTAGTTTACATTGTATTTGCTTCTTCGTTAGGCATGTGAATTTGCTGAAATACTGAAATAGTTCAAATTGACTTTTGTATAGAGAAcacaattatacatataaagtttAACGGTGTATTGTTGGTGTATTATATCaacagttaaaaaataatgttgccTGCCTTTGTACTCGTTTAGCAattattattggataatattcgaccgaatagaccatatccagcacgcagtgaagaaaatatagcagccacTGTGAGTGTACACGAAGGCCGTTGAGAATCGTTTCGGCGCCGTTCGTGGAATA
This genomic interval carries:
- the LOC105212433 gene encoding uncharacterized protein LOC105212433; the protein is MSEKLIIPNRKMLSLCWVSETLALIVCITFVQAVTNVDPSSRELDQFRYCMRQSQHPSLRECIGRTALNLLQRFDEQDNYTLFRDLVSTKDDKISARSLVNFLDTDPVDFRGILENAGAVMGQRGLEWHMDAIYPGLMFKIGPTADTNSVAQFVLDPSTVERNFGYEEPSTARLLTKQYLLPFLLGFKFNLVALVPLVFAGICLLLKKSLFLAKFAIYLSSFLGVGGALTALSAGAGAGGFGGFGLFGGGGGGLPLGPPPFNPHAHAFGAGDGYLPGKTSVFNHHYENDELHHHPPYKRNDRKINFEKPRDYATRATVTATTPPPDRFYDYEKQVAMIHNRSGKLRSTNGKLGPSAYDDDEGEVKIGEFMTTNQEHNGWKVVDLRV